A segment of the Agrobacterium tumefaciens genome:
TTCGGTGCGGGTCCCGTTGAGGCCCGCACAACGAGTTCAGCTTTCCACAATTCCTGATGCGGCTGCGTTTCGTTAAACTTGATGCGGTTGATGAGGCGTTGGCCGATACGCACCCCGGCTGCTCTCAGTGAAGAGCGCGTGGTGGTAAGTGGTACGGAGAAATTGTCGGGCTTCAGCAATGGAAGAACGTCGTCGTGGGCAATCAACGAAACGTCCTTTCCGGGTTTTAGGCCGCGCTGATTGAGCGAACGGACGGCGCCCAAGGCAAGCGCAGTACTCGCGCAGAGAACCGCGGTCGGGCGTTCAGCCTGCGAAAGCAGTGCCTCCATACCCAAAAAACCTTCCTCGTCGGTCATGCTGCCGTAACGGACATGCTCTGTTCGGAGTGGCAGACCATGAGCGGCAAGGGCGCTCTCGACACCGAGAAAGCGTCTGAAAGTGAAATCGTATCCTTCTGGTCCATTCAGAATGCCAATGCGCCGATGACCAAGCTGCAGCAGCAGATTGGTTGCGTCCTTGAAGGCGCCTTCGTTGTCGACATCGAGAAACGGATAGTTTTCGTCCAGGCCCCAGGAGCGACCATGGACGAGGAAGGGGATGGATAGCGACTGCATCATCCCCACACGCGGGTCGTTTTTCTTCATGTAGGCGAGGTAGATGCCGTCGACGCTGCCGCTGGCGGCCAGTCCGCGCAATGCTTCCTGCTCTCGCTCCAGTTCGGTGGGCATGATGACGAGGTGAAAGCCGTTGCGGGCTGCCTCTTCGCCAAGTCCGCTCAAAAATTCTCCGTAGTGGACGTCCGAGCGGTGGTGCGCGCCGATCGGCATGACAAGTCCGATGGACCCGACCTTGCCGGTTGCCAGTCGTTGTGCGGCGGCATTCGGCCGATAACCGGTTTTTTCGGCGGCTTCCATGACGCGGCGGCGCGTTTCCGCGCTCACTTCAGGATATCCGTTGAGTGCCCGGCTGATCGTCGTCTGCGAAATGCCAAGCAATTGCGACAGTTGTTTCAAGTTCATGTCGCTTCTTCCTCCATGCAATTGCTTTGGCAACAAAGGCGAAACGCCCCTCCTCAAAAGTTCCAAAGCGCTTAGATTTTTATCAGCGCTGTGGATTTATCTCAATGGAAAACAATGGACCAATTTTCACGAATTGCCTCTTGCTCGATTTACTGTAACGTTTCCGTGCAAAGAGTCTCTTGACTCGCTCTTGCAGTCGATGAGATGAATAGGCAGCCAAAGCGCTTTGATTAATTTTTGAAAGTGTTCAGCGGTTGATGTGATGGGAGGTAAATCACATGCATAAGACTTTTTTGACGACGGTAGCCGTGATGTCGCTTCTGTCGGGAGCAGCCTTCGCTGCTGATCTGAAGTTTGCACCTGGTCAGGATGCCAAATTCAACTGGAAAAGCTACGAGGATTTCAAAACGGCGAATGCTGACCTGAAGGGGCAGACGCTGACGATCTTCGGTCCGTGGCGCGGTGAAGACGAAGCTCTGTTCCAATCCGTTCTGGCCTATTTTGCCGATGCGACGGGTGTGAACGTGCGTTACTCCTCTTCGGAAAACTACGAGCAGCAGATCGTTATCGACACGCAGGCGGGTTCGCCGCCGAACATCGCCATTCTGCCGCAGCCTGGCCTGCTGGCAGATCTTGCCGCCAAGGGTTTTCTTGTTCCGCTCGGCGATGAGACCGCCAGTTGGGTCAAGGAGAACTATGGCGCCGGACAGTCCTGGGTCGATCTCGGCAGCTACAAGGGCAAGGATGGCAACAAGGCCTACTTCGCGTTTCCCTTCAAGGCTGACGTGAAGTCGCTGGTCTGGTACGTGCCGGAAAACTTTGAAGAAGCGGGCTACGAAGTTCCGCAGACGATGGAAGACCTGCTCAAGCTGACCGACCAGATCGTTGCCGACGGTGGCACGCCCTGGTGCATCGGTCTTGGTTCGGGTGGCGCAACCGGTTGGCCAGCGACCGACTGGGTAGAAGACCTGATGCTTCGCACGCAGCCGCTTGATGTCTACCTGAAATGGACGACCAACGAGGTGAAGTTCACCGATCCTGCGGTTGTTGGAGCGATCAACGAATTCGGCAAGTTCGCCAAGAACGAAAAATATGTCAGCGGCGGTGTGGCTGCCGTTGCCTCCACCGACTTCCGTGACAGCCCGAAAGGCCTCTTCGACATTCCGCCGAAGTGCTACCTGCATCATCAGGCATCCTTCATTCCTTCCTTCTTCCCGGAAGGCACGAAGGTCGGAACGGATGCCGACTTCTTCTACATGCCGACCTATGCATCGAAGCCGGATCTCGGCAAGCCTGTTCTGGGTGCTGGCACGCTGGTCACGGTCACCAAGGAATCTCCGGCGGCCAAGGCTTTTATCGAGTTCTTGAAAACCCCGATCGCGCACGAAGTCTGGATGGCGCAGTCCAGCTTCCTGACGCCTTACAAGGGTGTGAACGTCGATACCTATGCCAACGAGCAGATGAAGCGTCAGGGTGAAATCCTCACCACGGCAACAAGCTTCGGCTTCGACGGTTCGGATCTGATGCCGGGCAAGATCGGTGCTGGTGCATTCTGGACCGGCATGATCGACTTCGTCGGCGGTAAATCCGCTGATCAAGTTGCGGCCGATATCCAGAAGGCCTGGGACGGCCTCAAGTAACGTCAATTGGACTTGGCCCGGCAGAGCAAATTTGCCGGGCCTTTTCCCAACGGAACGGCTCCGGCGATCGCTGACAAAAACAGGGCGACGCGGATAAGGAATCAAGGGAGGGGAAAATGGCTGCCCAACTCGTTTCGGCGATCGGCGTCATGGTTGCCGGCGTTTTTGCCTGTGCTGCCTATTACTGGCTGTCCGATAAACTGCTGCAGGTTATCTTTCCAGTGCGATCGGGTGACGTCATTCATGCGTCCCGCAACCTCAATCGCCGCGCAGCGGTCAGACCATGGCTTTTCATTGGTCCGGCTGTTCTTCTTCTTCTCGTCTATCTCGTCTACCCTGTCGTCGCGACGCTGATCCTGTCGTTCCACGACCGAACGGGCAATGAATTCGTCGGCCT
Coding sequences within it:
- a CDS encoding LacI family transcriptional regulator; translation: MNLKQLSQLLGISQTTISRALNGYPEVSAETRRRVMEAAEKTGYRPNAAAQRLATGKVGSIGLVMPIGAHHRSDVHYGEFLSGLGEEAARNGFHLVIMPTELEREQEALRGLAASGSVDGIYLAYMKKNDPRVGMMQSLSIPFLVHGRSWGLDENYPFLDVDNEGAFKDATNLLLQLGHRRIGILNGPEGYDFTFRRFLGVESALAAHGLPLRTEHVRYGSMTDEEGFLGMEALLSQAERPTAVLCASTALALGAVRSLNQRGLKPGKDVSLIAHDDVLPLLKPDNFSVPLTTTRSSLRAAGVRIGQRLINRIKFNETQPHQELWKAELVVRASTGPAPKD
- a CDS encoding carbohydrate ABC transporter substrate-binding protein yields the protein MHKTFLTTVAVMSLLSGAAFAADLKFAPGQDAKFNWKSYEDFKTANADLKGQTLTIFGPWRGEDEALFQSVLAYFADATGVNVRYSSSENYEQQIVIDTQAGSPPNIAILPQPGLLADLAAKGFLVPLGDETASWVKENYGAGQSWVDLGSYKGKDGNKAYFAFPFKADVKSLVWYVPENFEEAGYEVPQTMEDLLKLTDQIVADGGTPWCIGLGSGGATGWPATDWVEDLMLRTQPLDVYLKWTTNEVKFTDPAVVGAINEFGKFAKNEKYVSGGVAAVASTDFRDSPKGLFDIPPKCYLHHQASFIPSFFPEGTKVGTDADFFYMPTYASKPDLGKPVLGAGTLVTVTKESPAAKAFIEFLKTPIAHEVWMAQSSFLTPYKGVNVDTYANEQMKRQGEILTTATSFGFDGSDLMPGKIGAGAFWTGMIDFVGGKSADQVAADIQKAWDGLK